In Bythopirellula goksoeyrii, a single window of DNA contains:
- a CDS encoding lipoprotein N-acyltransferase Lnb domain-containing protein, whose translation MDVNLGWLLITCLMYLVASILVLWIAGAIFFDVGRATWFGGVLAAIWVVCAIVAFLSWQPAWKPFVLILVLSGFFLRWWFFQKPSQHREWDPNFSQLARVSLQGDEITVENVRNTEYRSARDFDTRFETRSYRLSQLIGVDAILLQWGSTLMCHPMFVFDFGSSGRLCISIEVRYRVGQKYSLIRSLYRQQELMYVVSDERDAILRRSKCLEGHDLYLYRLASDALTDHEFFFEYVNAINSLAENPRWYHGLTTNCTTSIYAQGRGRMEWDWRMLFNGSLDRFMYDRQLLDQELPFESLKKQSWINGIANSAPVDNFGDYLRRELTGYRTSVDHELAETGKREEYLT comes from the coding sequence ATGGATGTCAATCTAGGTTGGTTGTTGATCACTTGCCTCATGTATTTGGTCGCATCCATTCTTGTGCTGTGGATAGCGGGAGCCATCTTCTTCGATGTTGGTCGAGCAACATGGTTCGGGGGAGTGCTTGCTGCAATTTGGGTTGTGTGTGCTATTGTTGCATTTCTTTCCTGGCAGCCTGCCTGGAAACCCTTTGTTTTGATACTTGTTCTGAGTGGTTTTTTCTTGCGTTGGTGGTTTTTTCAAAAACCATCGCAGCACAGGGAATGGGACCCAAATTTTTCGCAGTTGGCGCGGGTGAGTTTGCAGGGTGACGAGATCACTGTCGAAAACGTGCGCAATACGGAGTATCGTAGTGCCAGAGATTTTGATACACGTTTCGAGACACGCTCCTATCGTCTTTCTCAGTTAATCGGGGTTGATGCGATCCTATTGCAATGGGGGTCTACTCTGATGTGTCATCCAATGTTCGTCTTTGATTTTGGGTCTAGTGGTCGGTTATGTATCTCGATTGAAGTCCGCTATCGGGTGGGGCAAAAATACAGTTTGATTCGTAGCCTCTACCGCCAGCAAGAGCTCATGTATGTGGTCAGTGACGAGCGAGACGCGATTTTGCGCCGCTCGAAATGCCTGGAAGGCCACGACTTGTATCTCTATCGCCTTGCCTCGGATGCACTCACCGATCACGAGTTCTTTTTTGAGTATGTGAATGCCATCAATTCATTAGCAGAAAATCCGCGTTGGTATCATGGTTTGACGACTAATTGCACAACCAGCATCTACGCACAGGGTCGAGGCCGGATGGAGTGGGATTGGAGGATGCTATTCAATGGATCTCTGGACCGATTTATGTACGATCGTCAGCTGCTTGACCAAGAATTGCCGTTTGAATCATTGAAGAAACAGAGTTGGATCAATGGCATTGCCAATTCTGCTCCAGTCGACAACTTTGGTGATTACCTCCGACGCGAGTTAACTGGCTATCGAACTTCAGTTGATCATGAATTAGCTGAAACAGGTAAACGTGAAGAGTATCTAACATGA
- a CDS encoding glycoside hydrolase family 9 protein, producing the protein MKPHSTFQYLVSISLMGLLSLAGNIGSLSAEDSVHLRVNQIGHHPEDAKVAIAFSHIPIEGKFSLLEVPSGKVAFTETFAPTPAPGWGTFAHHYQLDFSKFSAPGRYRLKIDNSGEVSRPFTIGEEAYGDHVESLLRFMRQQRCGYNPVLDVVCHQRDGRTAFGPLPTGTFVDTSGGWHDAGDQLKYLLTGSNATARMLLAYRLEPTKFDDRTDRSGHPLPNRIPDVLDEARWGLDWLFKLHPSPDELYHQVADDRDHNGWKMPDQDSSDYGWGPNSYRVVYGADGKPQGLREFKSESTGLANIAGRCAVAMAMAHQIWKEDLHDSVFADRCLQAAREFYAMGKAKEGVQQGNSYGAPYRYSETTWADDMEWAATELFTATGDESFLDEAIYYAHLAADTTWMPHETAGHYQYYPFLNVGHFALYPHVDIEQQTKLAEYYRSGIEATLARANNNAFGVGVPFIWCSNNLTSALITQILLYERMTGDLQYHSHMLTHRDWLFGRNPWGTTMFTGIPHDGEFPDDVHTAIWKLTRRAVPGGLIDGPVYAKVYESLLGLHLENEDEFAEFQNSHVVYHDDIGDYSTNEPTMDGTADAIFMMAHFGVAPDTARQAAASRVPSPAADLQLDAGAIRRGSTKEKKLALLFTADKHVEGAESVINTLAEYNLPATFFLTGKALDAPSMRDWTRRALEDGHYVGPHSDGHLLYAPWKDRQKSLVSKERFQADLYRNLAEIGELGADQSEPIYFVPPFEWHNSQHSTWAKELGCQMINFTLGSGSHRDFAPEDHQAYRTSDQLLQEILAYENTEATGLNGHLLLLHLGTTRKDKMYDKLDELIEGLQQRGYEFVRIDKLLSPTLLEE; encoded by the coding sequence ATGAAACCCCACTCCACATTCCAATACCTCGTGTCGATCTCCCTCATGGGTCTGCTCTCACTTGCAGGCAACATCGGATCTCTCTCTGCTGAAGACTCCGTGCATCTAAGGGTCAACCAAATAGGCCATCATCCGGAGGATGCCAAAGTCGCGATTGCTTTCTCCCACATTCCCATCGAGGGAAAGTTTTCTCTCCTTGAGGTACCTTCAGGCAAGGTCGCCTTCACCGAAACCTTCGCTCCCACACCCGCACCAGGTTGGGGAACTTTTGCCCATCACTATCAACTCGATTTCAGTAAGTTTTCTGCACCGGGTCGCTATCGGCTGAAGATTGACAACTCGGGCGAAGTATCGCGCCCATTTACCATCGGCGAAGAGGCCTATGGAGATCACGTCGAGTCCCTACTGAGGTTTATGCGGCAACAGCGCTGTGGCTACAACCCAGTGCTGGATGTGGTCTGCCACCAGCGAGATGGCAGAACCGCTTTCGGTCCACTCCCTACAGGAACGTTTGTCGACACCAGCGGAGGATGGCACGACGCGGGTGACCAACTCAAATATCTACTTACGGGCAGCAATGCCACTGCTCGAATGCTGCTGGCCTATCGTCTTGAACCTACCAAATTCGACGACCGCACAGATCGATCGGGGCATCCTCTACCCAACCGTATACCAGACGTACTTGATGAAGCCCGCTGGGGATTGGATTGGCTATTCAAACTGCATCCAAGCCCCGACGAACTCTACCATCAAGTCGCCGACGACCGAGACCACAACGGATGGAAAATGCCTGATCAGGATTCGTCAGATTACGGTTGGGGTCCGAATAGTTACCGCGTTGTCTACGGCGCAGATGGCAAGCCTCAAGGTTTGCGCGAATTCAAAAGCGAATCAACGGGTTTGGCAAATATCGCGGGACGTTGTGCAGTTGCCATGGCAATGGCTCACCAGATCTGGAAAGAGGACTTGCATGACTCAGTATTCGCTGACCGCTGCCTCCAAGCTGCACGAGAATTCTATGCAATGGGAAAGGCAAAAGAGGGAGTCCAACAAGGCAATTCCTATGGTGCCCCTTATCGCTACAGCGAGACGACTTGGGCAGATGACATGGAATGGGCCGCCACCGAACTCTTTACCGCCACAGGTGATGAGTCATTTCTAGACGAAGCGATCTACTATGCCCACTTGGCCGCCGACACCACTTGGATGCCGCACGAAACTGCAGGCCATTATCAATACTATCCCTTCCTGAACGTTGGCCACTTTGCGTTGTACCCCCATGTCGACATCGAGCAGCAGACTAAGTTAGCTGAGTATTATCGCTCAGGCATCGAAGCTACGCTTGCCCGAGCCAATAATAATGCGTTCGGCGTGGGAGTACCTTTTATTTGGTGTTCCAACAATCTGACCTCGGCGCTCATCACTCAGATCTTGCTCTACGAGCGGATGACCGGCGACCTGCAATACCACAGCCACATGCTGACCCACCGAGACTGGCTCTTTGGTCGCAACCCGTGGGGCACTACCATGTTTACCGGGATTCCACACGATGGCGAGTTTCCCGATGACGTGCACACGGCGATCTGGAAATTGACTCGCCGGGCCGTGCCAGGCGGCCTAATCGATGGCCCCGTTTACGCCAAAGTCTACGAGAGCCTCTTGGGTTTGCACCTGGAAAACGAGGATGAATTCGCCGAATTTCAGAACTCGCATGTCGTTTATCATGATGACATTGGCGACTACTCTACCAACGAACCCACAATGGATGGGACTGCGGATGCCATCTTCATGATGGCACATTTCGGTGTCGCTCCAGACACAGCACGGCAGGCTGCCGCGAGTCGAGTACCAAGCCCTGCAGCCGATCTTCAACTCGATGCGGGCGCGATCCGAAGAGGTTCTACTAAGGAAAAGAAGTTGGCTCTCTTATTTACGGCCGACAAACATGTCGAAGGAGCAGAATCGGTTATCAATACTTTAGCCGAATACAACCTCCCAGCCACGTTTTTTCTAACCGGCAAAGCTCTCGATGCACCGTCGATGCGCGATTGGACACGGCGTGCCCTGGAAGATGGCCACTATGTCGGACCCCATTCCGACGGGCATCTGCTCTACGCCCCGTGGAAGGATCGCCAGAAATCTCTCGTTTCTAAAGAACGATTTCAGGCTGACTTGTATCGAAACTTGGCCGAAATTGGCGAACTGGGGGCTGACCAGAGTGAGCCAATCTACTTTGTGCCCCCTTTCGAGTGGCACAACTCGCAGCACTCAACTTGGGCCAAAGAATTGGGATGCCAGATGATCAACTTTACCCTTGGTAGTGGTTCGCATCGCGACTTTGCCCCCGAAGACCACCAGGCCTACCGCACTTCAGACCAACTCCTGCAAGAGATTCTCGCTTACGAAAACACCGAAGCAACCGGTCTCAATGGCCACCTGCTATTGCTCCACCTGGGAACGACTCGCAAAGACAAGATGTACGACAAGCTAGATGAATTGATAGAAGGGCTCCAACAACGGGGCTACGAATTCGTCCGCATCGACAAACTGCTCAGCCCGACGCTGCTAGAAGAATAG
- a CDS encoding ABC transporter ATP-binding protein — MNNFARVARIALRYRLTVLASVVCSVGIAFLWAANFSAFMPVVDGVMHGKAVPGMIEDWIEKTHSQLATLDTEIAACREHLAAADSPATRAQLATLLSDQANSQKWLATCEWALPIARKWLPSTPFGTLMAICLLIVASTLIKGWLRIINSLLVAKLSHLTLLELRRQFYRRTLRLDLGTLRQTSNGDLMTRFTTDMEWVCLGTQALYGMAIREPLKMIACLIGAAMISWQLLLITAVCAPPSIFAIRWLAKSLKRANRRAMKELSSVYEHLEETFDGIKVIKAFTMESHERSRFHRISRQYYRRSMRIAFYDALVSPTTELIGLVIIVGVVAAGGYMVLNQETHLFGIRISSHPLSNGTLTMFYAMLAGIIDPARRLSGIFNYLQRGSAASDRIFEFMDRETKLQITSNPKTLPARLGPIQFNEVAFSYQPSELVLDNVSLEVKPGETIAIVGPNGCGKSTLMNLLPRFYDPTSGSVTIGGINLRDMRVADLRERIGIVTQETLLFDDTVANNIRYGSPGATENQVIAAAEQAHAHRFITNILAEGYQTLCGPSGNRLSGGQRQRLALARAILRDPEILILDEATSQIDVESEQLIHEVLERFVQGRTAFMITHRPNTLTLADRIVVMDSGKIVDVGKFDELAQRCDLFRRLAHLNVRATA, encoded by the coding sequence ATGAACAACTTTGCGCGCGTGGCCCGAATTGCCCTGCGATACCGATTGACGGTGCTTGCATCGGTCGTTTGCTCAGTGGGCATCGCATTCTTGTGGGCCGCCAATTTCTCGGCGTTCATGCCGGTGGTCGATGGCGTCATGCACGGCAAAGCCGTTCCTGGCATGATCGAAGATTGGATCGAGAAAACCCATTCACAGCTGGCAACACTCGACACGGAAATCGCAGCTTGCCGGGAACATCTGGCGGCGGCAGATTCGCCGGCTACCCGCGCCCAGCTAGCAACCTTGCTCAGTGACCAAGCCAATAGCCAAAAGTGGTTAGCCACTTGTGAATGGGCACTACCAATCGCTCGGAAGTGGCTTCCCAGCACCCCCTTTGGGACGCTCATGGCGATCTGCCTGTTGATCGTTGCCAGCACGCTCATCAAGGGCTGGCTGCGGATCATCAATAGCCTGTTGGTTGCCAAGCTAAGTCACCTCACTTTGCTGGAATTGCGCAGGCAGTTTTATCGGCGGACCTTGCGGCTTGACCTGGGTACATTGCGCCAAACTTCCAATGGCGATTTGATGACCCGCTTCACGACCGACATGGAATGGGTTTGCCTGGGAACGCAAGCATTGTATGGCATGGCGATTCGTGAACCGCTGAAGATGATCGCCTGTCTGATCGGCGCGGCGATGATTAGCTGGCAGTTGTTGTTGATTACCGCGGTCTGTGCTCCCCCTTCGATTTTCGCCATTCGCTGGCTGGCCAAGTCGTTAAAACGAGCGAATCGTCGCGCTATGAAGGAACTCTCGAGCGTTTACGAACACTTGGAGGAAACCTTCGATGGCATCAAAGTGATCAAGGCCTTTACGATGGAATCGCACGAGCGGAGCCGCTTCCATCGGATCTCCCGGCAATACTATCGCCGGTCGATGAGGATCGCATTCTACGATGCCCTGGTGAGCCCCACTACGGAGCTGATTGGCCTGGTGATAATCGTGGGCGTGGTCGCGGCGGGAGGCTATATGGTGCTCAATCAAGAGACCCATCTGTTTGGAATCCGCATTAGCTCGCATCCCCTCTCGAATGGAACGCTGACCATGTTCTATGCCATGCTGGCGGGGATCATTGATCCTGCCAGGCGGCTCTCCGGCATCTTCAACTACCTCCAGCGAGGCTCTGCAGCTAGCGATCGCATCTTTGAATTCATGGACCGAGAAACCAAACTCCAGATCACTTCGAATCCGAAAACCCTTCCCGCTCGCTTGGGTCCGATTCAGTTCAACGAAGTTGCTTTTTCCTATCAGCCCAGCGAACTAGTACTCGACAACGTCAGCCTGGAAGTGAAACCCGGGGAAACAATCGCCATTGTCGGACCCAACGGCTGTGGGAAATCAACGCTTATGAACCTCCTGCCACGGTTCTATGATCCGACGTCGGGTAGTGTGACCATAGGTGGCATCAATCTGCGTGACATGCGAGTGGCCGACCTGCGAGAGCGGATCGGCATCGTCACCCAGGAGACCCTGCTGTTCGACGATACCGTGGCGAACAACATTCGCTACGGTTCGCCGGGTGCAACCGAGAACCAAGTGATCGCGGCGGCTGAACAAGCCCATGCCCATCGATTTATTACCAATATCCTCGCGGAAGGCTACCAAACGCTCTGCGGCCCGAGTGGCAATCGGCTGTCCGGTGGACAGCGACAGCGACTGGCGTTAGCCCGAGCCATTCTGAGGGATCCGGAGATCCTCATTCTCGACGAGGCTACCAGTCAAATCGACGTCGAGAGCGAACAGTTGATTCATGAAGTTTTGGAGCGGTTCGTGCAAGGTCGCACTGCGTTCATGATCACTCATCGGCCCAACACGCTCACCCTGGCCGACCGAATCGTGGTCATGGACAGCGGGAAGATTGTTGATGTTGGAAAATTCGACGAACTGGCCCAGCGCTGCGACCTCTTCCGCCGCCTGGCCCATCTCAACGTGCGGGCAACTGCTTGA
- a CDS encoding cyclic nucleotide-binding and patatin-like phospholipase domain-containing protein: MNEIDEKIHLLKLHPCSRGLDHEALREIAEAVELMRCQPGDTIHRANEPMTSVYLIIHGRLRLELVDIQGNVITQRFHSSGDQIGGLAAVLAEPTPMECIAEDPSTLLRMEYARGLELTKKFDVFRTNFTRLVADSVKRTIFNDRLPTRPRFVAFVHQSDETRIVSRKLFERLVELGETPGVLTDQSDAESIEGSRCCQMFGAGRDLSVDEVRKQVAQWLETGQVFADTKTTFDLSLASNTLEKCHLAFWCVTSQNWQASVKLLREIESLAPAWRDKICILWLLEPGEDAPLARELRDLAGRDLKVSFGSPVSNQGKVLFSGFERLLHLVRGVKIGVALGGGAARGMAHLGVLKALEQSGITVDMIAGTSAGAMTGTVYAAGLDADYAVECFVNDLRPSWFFRLLPRGDQWYLLHKYRMGRFDPMLRKYLKDLDLEQLAVPMHTVTLDLIEGKSVVRSGGDAVHGILESINLPVLSTPINRSGQALVDGGLINNIPADVLVAKGCNFVIAVSVTAKMESEFARNRPDTPASQMRSASTIQTILRSFQVQSTNINAIGVQPADFVIEPDVTGFELTGFTRTDELAAIGEQATTEAIPEIKNLLHRLDAELFPAFDG, encoded by the coding sequence ATGAACGAGATTGACGAAAAGATCCACTTACTGAAGCTGCACCCCTGCTCCCGTGGCTTGGATCATGAAGCCTTGCGAGAAATCGCTGAAGCCGTAGAACTCATGCGCTGTCAGCCTGGCGATACTATCCATCGGGCTAATGAGCCCATGACTTCGGTGTATTTGATCATTCACGGACGGCTAAGGCTGGAATTAGTAGACATTCAAGGCAACGTGATCACTCAGCGATTTCATAGTTCGGGCGACCAAATCGGGGGCTTAGCTGCTGTGCTCGCGGAGCCGACACCCATGGAATGTATCGCCGAAGATCCCTCCACACTACTCCGGATGGAATATGCAAGGGGCCTGGAGTTAACTAAGAAGTTCGATGTGTTTCGTACCAATTTTACGCGACTGGTGGCTGATTCGGTTAAGCGTACGATCTTCAATGACCGACTCCCTACCCGTCCGAGATTTGTAGCATTCGTACATCAGTCTGATGAGACCCGTATTGTCAGCCGAAAGCTATTTGAGCGACTTGTCGAATTGGGAGAGACACCTGGTGTCCTCACGGACCAGTCAGATGCAGAATCCATCGAGGGGAGCCGCTGCTGTCAAATGTTTGGAGCCGGGCGTGACTTGAGCGTTGATGAAGTGCGAAAGCAAGTGGCCCAATGGCTGGAAACGGGCCAAGTTTTCGCCGATACCAAAACAACTTTTGATCTATCACTTGCCTCCAATACCTTGGAAAAATGTCACCTAGCGTTCTGGTGTGTGACGTCTCAAAACTGGCAGGCATCGGTAAAACTTTTGCGGGAGATTGAGTCCCTTGCTCCGGCATGGCGCGACAAAATCTGCATTCTCTGGCTACTTGAGCCCGGAGAAGACGCCCCATTAGCAAGGGAGTTGCGCGATCTGGCCGGGAGAGATCTTAAGGTCTCGTTCGGTTCACCAGTATCTAACCAAGGCAAAGTCCTATTTAGTGGGTTTGAACGACTCCTCCATCTGGTCCGAGGTGTCAAGATCGGAGTAGCGCTTGGGGGCGGCGCTGCACGCGGAATGGCACACCTGGGCGTACTCAAGGCGCTAGAGCAGAGTGGGATTACCGTGGATATGATTGCTGGCACTAGCGCCGGAGCGATGACCGGCACCGTTTACGCAGCAGGACTCGATGCCGATTATGCTGTCGAGTGTTTTGTAAATGATCTACGACCCTCCTGGTTCTTCCGGTTACTTCCTCGTGGAGATCAGTGGTACTTGTTGCACAAATACCGCATGGGTCGCTTTGATCCCATGCTCCGAAAGTATCTTAAGGACTTAGACTTGGAGCAATTAGCGGTGCCGATGCACACGGTTACCCTCGATTTGATCGAAGGCAAATCCGTGGTACGGAGTGGAGGTGATGCGGTACATGGCATTCTCGAAAGCATCAATCTACCGGTGTTGTCCACGCCAATTAATCGATCTGGCCAAGCTTTGGTAGATGGTGGATTGATTAACAATATTCCTGCCGATGTGCTCGTTGCTAAAGGTTGCAACTTCGTCATCGCGGTGAGTGTTACTGCGAAAATGGAAAGTGAGTTCGCCCGAAACCGGCCGGATACGCCTGCTTCTCAAATGCGATCTGCCTCAACGATTCAAACAATACTAAGGAGTTTTCAGGTTCAAAGTACCAACATCAATGCGATCGGCGTTCAACCGGCGGACTTTGTCATTGAGCCGGACGTAACCGGATTCGAGCTGACTGGGTTCACCCGCACCGACGAGCTAGCAGCGATCGGCGAACAGGCCACAACGGAGGCGATCCCCGAGATTAAGAATCTCTTGCACCGACTCGATGCCGAACTTTTTCCCGCGTTCGACGGCTGA